Proteins found in one Hippopotamus amphibius kiboko isolate mHipAmp2 chromosome 12, mHipAmp2.hap2, whole genome shotgun sequence genomic segment:
- the APMAP gene encoding adipocyte plasma membrane-associated protein — translation MNEADGLRQRRPLRPQVVTDDARAPEAKGGSSFSSRVFQATFLMLALFLTVPLLGAMMLLDSPIDPQPLSFKEPPLLLGVLQPNTKLRQAERLFENQLVGPESIAQIGDVMFTGTADGRVVKLENGEVETIARFGSGPCKTRDDEPACGRPLGIRVGPNGTLFVADAYKGLFEVNPWNREVKLLVSSETPIEGRKMSFVNDLAVTRDGRKIYFTDSSSKWQRRDFLFLLMEGTDDGRLLEYDTETKEVKVLLDHLRFPNGVQLSPAEDFVLVAELTMARIRRFHVSGLMKGGADLFVENLPGFPDNIRASSSGGYWVSMASIRSNPGFSMLDFLSERPYLKRMIFKLLSQETVLKFVPRYSLVLELSDSGAFRRSLHDPDGQVASYVSEVHEHDGHLYLGSFRSPFLCRLRLPSA, via the exons ATGAACGAGGCGGACGGGCTGCGGCAGCGCCGGCCCCTGCGGCCGCAGGTCGTCACGGACGACGCCCGGGCCCCGGAGGCCAAGGGCGGAAG CTCCTTCAGCAGCAGAGTGTTCCAAGCCACCTTCCTGATGCTGGCTTTGTTCCTCACCGTCCCCCTGCTCGGCGCCATGATGCTGCTGGACTCTCCCATTGACCCGCAGCCTCTCAG CTTCAAAGAACCCCCTCTCTTGCTTGGTGTGCTGCAACCAAATACGAAGTTACGACAGGCGGAAAGGCTGTTTGAGAATCAGCTTGTTGGGCCAGAGTCCATAGCACAGATCGGGG ATGTGATGTTCACTGGTACAGCAGATGGCCGAGTCGTAAAACTTGAAAATGGTGAAGTAGAGACCATCGCCCGGTTTGGCTCAGGCCCATGCA AAACCCGAGATGACGAGCCTGCTTGTGGGAGACCCCTGGGCATCCGGGTTGGGCCCAACGGGACCCTTTTTGTGGCTGATGCATACAAAGGGCTATTTGAAGTAAATCCATGGAACC gtGAAGTAAAACTGCTGGTGTCCTCTGAGACACCCATTGAGGGGAGGAAAATGTCCTTTGTGAACGATCTTGCAGTAACTCGGGATGGGAGGAAGATTTATTTTACGGATTCTAGCAGCAAATGGCAAAGAcgagattttctttttctgttgatggAGGGGACGGATGATGGTCG CCTGCTGGAGTACGACACCGAAACCAAGGAGGTGAAGGTTTTGCTGGACCACTTGCGGTTCCCCAACGGCGTGCAACTCTCTCCTGCAGAGGACTTTGTCCTGGTGGCAGAATTGACCATGGCGAGGATCAGGAG GTTCCACGTATCTGGCCTGATGAAGGGAGGGGCCGACCTGTTCGTGGAGAATTTGCCCGGATTTCCAGACAACATCCGAGCCAGCAGCTCTGGGGGGTACTGGGTCAGCATGGCGAGCATTCGCTCCAATCCTGGGTTTTCCATGTTGGATTTCTTATCCGAGAGACCATATcttaaaagaatgatttttaag CTGTTGAGCCAGGAGACGGTGCTGAAGTTTGTGCCGCGGTACAGCCTCGTCCTGGAGCTCAGTGACAGCGGGGCCTTCCGGAGGAGCCTGCACGACCCCGACGGGCAGGTGGCCAGCTACGTGAGCGAAGTGCACGAGCACGACGGGCACCTGTACCTGGGCTCCTTCAGATCCCCCTTCCTCTGCAGACTCCGCCTGCCGTCTGCTTAG